attaggtatcgcttcaattcatctaatgcatgttggcattccggagtccaggcaaattcgttcttctttttgagtagagagaaaaattgaTGACTTCAATCTGACGActttgaaatgaatcggcctaaggcagttaTCCGTCCGGTTAACTTTAGCATGGCTTTTACACTGTCTACGACAgcaatgtcttcgatggccttgattttatcggggttgatcttgatcccccgatttgataccatgaagccaaagaacttgcctgaaccgaccccgaaagcacacttctcggggttgagcttcatgttgtatttccttaaaatctcgaacgtttcctgcaaatgaaccaaatagtcctctgcgcgcagggacttaactagcatgtcatcaatataaacttccattgatttacctatttattcttcgaacattttatttactaggcgttggtaagtagctcccgtattttttagcccgaaaggcattacattataacaatatgttccatacttggtgataaataaagtcttttctcgatcctccaggttcatttggatttgattgtacctggaataggcatcgataaaagtaaggatctcatggccggctgtggcatcgatcatgcgatcgatgttaggtaatggaaaagaatctttggggcacgctttgtttaaatccttataatctatacacattctaagtttgttcccctttttagggactacaactaaaTTGgataaccattcaggatatttcacctcccgaatggaccctattttgagaagtttagttacctcgtccttcataaatgcgtgttttacctctgactagggtcttctcttttgcttcaccgatttAAACCTAGGGTTCAGGCTTAGTCGATGCATCGTTatctctggtgggatccctgtcatgtctaaatgggaccaagcaaaataatctatgttatcaataagaaattgaataagctttttcctgagttcgggggttaatcttgttcccaggtataccttttgcttGGGCAGGTACTCAATTAATATAACCTGTTCCATCTcttcgactgttgatttggtggcgtcggaatctttgggaacaataaaagttgaaggggtcagaaaatcctcctcttcttcttctatctcctgcttcctTAATTCGGTCGaagctggtggctgtgattgctatttgacttcctgtttacctTCTACgctcgacctttccgaggttgatagtgttgatatcagtgttacctcatcgaccgcaaacatttcctttgcagcatgctgctccccgtatactgtttttaCATCGTCCGACGTTgggaatttcatcattttgcGGAGAGTcaaagggactgccctcatattgtggatccaaggccttccgaatagggcattatacctcaagtcaccctcgattacgtggaatttggtatcttgaatggtttcAGCCACGTTCACTGGTAGAGTAATCTCCCATTTAGTTGTTTCACTAGCCATATTAAAgtcgtttaagacccgagctgcgggcacgatttCATTTTGTTGGccaagctgctccacgaccctcgatcggatgatattcgtcGAGCTatctggatccactaaaataggcttaacttgaactttatttaataagatagaaattaccggAGCAccattgtggggctgagaaatgccctCTGCTTCTTCATTGTTGAacgataaagtgccttcgggcacataatctcgtgCTCATTTTTCCTAGTGATTGATatcttagtgcgtttgaatatgggtccctgtggagtgtcgaccccaccgaggatcatatgaatgatatgttggggttcctcctattCATTTTTCTTGTTGgcatccctttctctgaaatgattcttggctcgatcgctgaggaactctcgaaggtggccctcactGAATAGACGAgatacctcctcccttaattgcctaaAATCTTCgatcttgtgaccatgcgtgccatgatacttgtacatcaaatttgggtttatttgggaaggatcggtttgtatgggtctgggccacctagcatctttgatccttccgattgccgacaCAATGcctgatgcatcgatgctaaagttatatttcaATAACCGGggtgcttctgtgggattggCATACTtatcaaaaccacttttgctcataagtccccgagaattctgtcctcgatcatttcTTCGATTGTTCCAGGCGGAATTGcatcctgaaccattgttccttcgatctgtggtatatggttgatatcggtctctgttcgaccttggaTCCATGTcgacgtccctctggtttttaactacCGACTTGTTTGTATGTATtgaaccggaaggggctcctaattggttgtcctcgaccctgatcttcgattgatatcgattgtgcacatctgcccaagttacagccagatactcgatcaaattttgtttcagccgacatgatgctatcgaactccgctcgtttaacccttgggtgaaagattgaacggcccaatcatatGTGACCGGTGGAAATtccatgcgttctatttgaaatcgggacacgaattccctcagcatttcattatccctttgtcttaccttgaaaaggttcaATTTCCTCgctgcgacctttatggcccctgcgtgtgcctttacgaaagagtctgctaacatggcgaatgagtcgatggagtttggtggtaggttgtgataccaaatcattgctcccttctaaagggtctctccgaattctTTCAACAGCACAGAATcaatttcatcgtcttctaaatcgttacccttgatggcacatgtgtaagaggtgacgtgttcgttggggtcggtcgttccattatatttaggaatctcgagcatgcggaattttttggggatcgaTTTTGGAGCTGCACTTGGCAGAAAAAGCTTTTgcatgaattttttggaatccaaccctttcaacactggtggtacccccgggatctgatcgaccctagagttatatgttttcacttttttgtcgtttgcttcaatccgttttgtgagttcctcgagtatcttagaaatttcgggattagttctcgattcttgctcatttgatcttactactgctggctccgttctgtgggtgatttttCGGGGTAGACTGGGCTTCGGcctgctcggtatctgggtttgactctgcaactgagctattgctatttgttgagcttgcaacatttagaaaatcatacgcaagttgattctgttttcctcaacgttatgggtTTCTCGAGCTGGAGATTGAGTACCatcatgaatgctattttcaggttcagaacgtaGGTTtacctcaatggccacatgcgaattaacgtctaatggtacTTTGACTCAAGTTCCAACGGCATTGACAAGTGGCCTTTCGGCCCTGGGCATTaagttgttattctcaccttgaaggccagcttcgttgtcaatAGGTAAGGCTATTTAATTAAGAgctcgtcgttgctaatccgaaatcaaagacacttccgaaaacaagcgtaaaatggtgtatttttgcagattcgtatcaaataatcactattatccttagtcccacagtgagcgccaaactgtttactcgaaaaacggataaagataaatttgtacgtagttctaagagtatatggtataacttgacacaaatcgtaagagtaagtaggaatatcgaatattgactataaagaaaagatacaaatcgaatagaaaagaagaagatttatggattaagcaagatgaaccAATCTATAAAGctaaaaaggataattcttcaatatgggAGTGTATTGTATCTAAGTTAAAGTGTATGAATGACTTGATAGCCCCCTTTACAGGAATAATAACCATCCCTCTTATAGAGGaaggatcctactttggatataataaaaaatacatagtggagaacccatgataaatcaattTTTCCCTAGTTTCAGCCGAGATTCCCTCTCTTAGTGTAGttataacggctcttgtctcttggctcgatcttgatcggacttggtatcGGTCGGTTTTCAGGTTTAGAGCTCGATGTGggttcgagctcgatattgactcgggcccCAGTATTGACTCAGGgtcggtattggttggcctctggccCTTAAGCTTGATTCCATCGCTTCTCATCATAGtttgatttggactcgagctcgataatgacttcgagctcggtatttgacctatccctgaaactcgaagctcgtttgtgcctttttcggatctcatctcgatattatgaatactctcttcggtccattatgttcccatctcgaCCAGTCATACGAAAGCCAAAATCGATTTCAACCGTATACAAATATCATAAAAAATGTCTTGTTTATTTTCTCCTCGTGAAGTCAACTTCGATGCAATGAAATAAAAGTTAATTGACAATTGATGGGTTTAATCCAACAAAGAAAAACTTTTTCACGTAGGGGAAGGGAAGGAATGGAAATGATCAAGTACACGTTAAAGTGTggctttttctttttgagattCAAACTAAATAAATATTGATTCTTGTTTGAGCATTTTTTTTTTCACCATTCCATTAGGAGAGTAACAACGTATAgtagtttaaaatcataaatttaaaaataatttagtctAATTTAGAGCATGTTTGGCTGAGCTATCGAAAATTGCTTATTTTAAAAAGTGTTTttgttcaaaagtattttttttaaaagtacatTTGCAACatagcagtttgtgtttggccaattcaTTTGAGTAGTATTTTTTGCAAACTCATTTTGTTTGGCAATTTTTTTAAACAgtacttttaagtatcaaattgcGAAAAAGGACAATAAAGGTTCAGTTTGTAATTAGtattatttaaaaaagaaaaaaaattaaatatttattattaaaaactCAATTAAAATATACATAACGTAAAAATATACattaaaattttcaatcaatataaaatatagttattCTGAAGCAATGACGTTGAGTATTTGGTTTTACATATTGAATACATGataattaaaatatattaaaatacatcattcaatataaatttaaaatctaCTCTTAGGACTAGGAGAAAGAGAATAAAAACatgattaaaattttaaaaaaaaaaaaaggtatagtagaaataaaaaagaaaaggaaaagaaaaatattaaattaattattatttggaaaatatatttattataaggttatttttatcCTGAATAAATAATTTTATGCTTCTGATTCTGCTTCTTGGAAGAAGCTAAAATTTATAGATTCTTCCCAAAAGCAAAAAAAATGACTTTTGTTgctgctcaaaagtactttttcatCTTGGTCAAACACCTTAAGAGCCTGTTTGCCCAAGCTGCCAAAAAttacttattttgaaaaatactttttgaaaaaGTTCTTCTACAAAATAGCAGTTCGTGTTTGGCAAATTCATTTGAGTAGTGCTTTTTGCAAGCTCAttgtgtttggccaatcttttaaaaaagtacttttacATATCAAATTATGAAAAAGGACATTAAAGGTTTAATTTGCGATTAGTATTATGGAGAAAAAAAagtaaatttaaatatttatttaaaataattaaattaaaatataaaacgtaaagtaaaaatataaattaaaaattccaatcaatataaaatatagttattCCAAAGCAATAACATTGAGTGTTTGGTATTACATATTGTTTAtatgataatttaaatatatcaaaatatatcattcaatataaatttaaaatttagtcGTAGGAATAggagaaacaacaacaacaacaacccagtaaaatttcactaatggggtctggggagggtagtgtgtacgcagaccttacccctaccccgaagggtagagaggctgttttcgaaagaccctcggctcaagaaaaaaaaaaacaaaaggacaaaaggagacaatattagtatcaccacagcaatcataggaaaaataggaacaccatgaaatccagaagaaaaatgcaaagcaaaagcgatagctagtaaataggtcatgcactgaaaagcaaaatagtaagacacgatattgccactagctatcttagacaaaaatcctacCTATCTAGtctcacaatggtacgaagtaaggcaagactcaattacctcctaacctacaaccctaatactcgacctccacatcttcctatcaagtatcatgtcctcgaaaatctggagcctcgccatatccttcatgatcacctctccccaatacttcttaggccgccctctacctcttttcgtgccctccacaaccagctgctcacacctccgtaccggagtatctgggcttctcctctgaacatgtccgaaccatctaagcctctcttcctgcatcttgtcatcaatgggagccacgtagAAAGAGAATCAAAATTACTGactaaaataaaaaagagaagaaatgtaTAGtaggaattaaaaaaaaaaaggaaaattgtCAGTGCAATTGGGAAGCATCTATTTGCAGATGAATGCACCACCAAGCAAATAAGAATCTCCTATGCAAGGATGTTGATTGAAGTCAATGTGACAATAACCATGCCTATAGAGATTACTGTTTTGGATCTAGGGGCAGGAAATTTCAGCAAGAATTGGTATATGAATAGAAACCAAGCTATTGTGACAAGTGCCAGACCTTTGGTCATGTATGTCACAATCAACAAGGCTTGAGAGAGCATCAGGGACAACAgccaaagagaagaagagaaacaaaAAAAGCTACATATGAATGGAGAACTAAGGGACCTGTGATACCTGAAGCTGGGAACAAAGAAGGTATGATGAATGAAGGTGGCAACAGAATAAATCTGAATCAAACTGTTACAGTAGAAGAGAAAATCCAACCTTGCATACCAGTGGAGATTCAGGAGCATACTCATAACCAAATTGAAAAGGATGCAGGGAACACATTAACAAGTACAGTGGACAAAGGCAAAAAGCAAGTTAGCCCAAATTTGAGCCTCGACAATTTTCCTATGTTAAAACCTATTAATAACAGGAGTGGCTCCAAAACTGTAGCAGCTGGTACCAGTGAAAGTTCTTCCCTACCTTATGATAGAGGTGGGGGCACTAAATCCAATCAATGACATGGTTACTGTGGAATGTCAGGGGTATCAATAAGTGTTACAAGAGGAAAGAGCTCAAAAATTATCTGAAGATCAAAAACATCAAGCTTGCAGGTATCATTGAAACTGGAGTTAAAGAGCATAAAGTAAAGAGAGTAAACTGCCACATTGCACCTGGCTGGGAGATACTTAATAACTATAATGATGCAGTAAATGGAAGAATATGGGTGATCTGGGATCCAAATTACTACTCGGTCACTTTACTTAAAGCAGAAGCACAAATTATACATTGCTCTGTTAAAGATATTATGAAGGATCAAGAGTGTATATTGTCAGTAGTTTATGGCTTTAACACTATAGAGAGAAGGAAGCAATTATGGAAAAGTTTAACAGAGATAGGAAAAAAGATATCCACACCATGGTTAATTGGAAGATATTTTAGCTTTGTACTACAACTACAAGATAGGATACATGGGAATCCAAACAGTATGGCTGAAATCCAAGACTTCAATAAATGTGTCCAAGACTTAAGGCTTAGTGAATTGGCATGGGAAGGTGAATATTATATATGGTCTAATAAGTAAGATGGGAGTGACAGACTATGGAGCAGAATTGACAGGATGTTTGGCAATTATGAGTGGATGATGTAATAGGGGCATGTAGCTAATATATATAAGGTGCCTTTTATTTTTCACCATGCTCCTATGAGCTTAAGTCTAACTATTAAACAAGAAAACAGGA
The DNA window shown above is from Nicotiana tomentosiformis chromosome 8, ASM39032v3, whole genome shotgun sequence and carries:
- the LOC138897620 gene encoding uncharacterized protein, yielding MTWLLWNVRGINKCYKRKELKNYLKIKNIKLAGIIETGVKEHKVKRVNCHIAPGWEILNNYNDAVNGRIWVIWDPNYYSVTLLKAEAQIIHCSVKDIMKDQECILSVVYGFNTIERRKQLWKSLTEIGKKISTPWLIGRYFSFVLQLQDRIHGNPNSMAEIQDFNKCVQDLRLSELAWEGEYYIWSNK